In Nymphaea colorata isolate Beijing-Zhang1983 chromosome 5, ASM883128v2, whole genome shotgun sequence, one genomic interval encodes:
- the LOC126410069 gene encoding uncharacterized protein LOC126410069, which translates to MRLKQRELEKSLARKHTSQFDPISLENFDDLEPWIEEEPATIFDDEDLECFNLEAETIEGFVDEGESVTDLLALLVLNMLVRIFQFLTMKIKMMKIMKDES; encoded by the exons atgaggttgaaacaaag agaattagaaaaatcattagcaaggaagcacacatctcagttcgatcctatcagcctggaaaattttgacgatctagagccatggattgaggaagaaccagctacaatatttgatgatgaagatcttgaatgcttcaaccttgaagctgaaacaatagaaggctttgttgatgaaggagagtctgttACTGACTTACTGGCACTGCTGGTgttgaatatgttggtgaggatcttccaatTTTTGAcgatgaagataaagatgatgaagattatgaaggATGAATCATGA